ACGAGGCTAAGCGAAAAGCTGCGGAGATTGCCAAGACGTACGGACTGAACGACCGGTTTCAACTCATTACCAATGATTTTGAGGGCAGGCACCAGCGGCTGGTCGACCGCCAGGAATTCATCGATCTGCTGGCAGAAGTGAATATCTCGCCTTCCTCCCGAAATTTGCAGCAGGTCATCTACCGTCAGCAAACTGACGCGGTTAAAGCACAAAACCAGGTGTTTTACCTCTTGTCCGATTTTCAAAAGAGCTTTTTAGGGAAGAAGCCGGTTGCCGGATTCGTGCCGGCTGCCGGTTATCATTTTGTAAAGCTGGACGCCAACAGTCAGCCGAATATAACTGTCGACACCCTCTGGAGCTTGTCGCCCGTACATCGGCCCGGCCAGCCTGTGCAACTCGTTGTTCAACTTAAAAATTTCGGAATGGAGGACGCCGAGCAGGTACCCTTGAAACTTAGTATAGGCGGTCGGCAGAAAGCCGTACGAACGGTATCCGTTCCCGCCTTACGAACAGTAAAAGACACCTTATCGTTCAGCGGCCTCAATGCAGCCTGGCAAAAGGCAGAACTTCGCATCACGGATTATCCGCTTACCTTCGACGACGTGCTGAACTTCAGTTTTCCGGTAAGCACAAAAATGCCTGTACTGCACATCAGCGGCGATTTGTCCAGTCCCGTGATCCGTTCCCTTTTCAGATCAGATCCATACTTTGAGCTTAAGGAGATGCCGGAAGGCAACATCCAGTATTCAGCGCTAGGGAATTATCAACTTATCGTGGTGTCCGGCCTGAAGCAGCTTTCTGCCGGGCTGGCCGCAGAGCTGAAAACACAGGTGCAGAGCGGGGCTTCCCTGATTATTTTTCCAGATACGGAGATAGAGCCCCCCGTGCACAATGCCTTTCTGGCGGGACTTTCATTGCCACAGGTAAAAGAACTTCACAAGGAAGCCTCACTGCGCAGTTCTGCCGATCTGAGCAGTGAGCTGTTTGATGATGTGTTTGAGCAGATACCTGCCCAAATGGATCTGCCGCAGGTCACGCGGTATTTCGAGTATGGTCCTGCAGGAAAGCTGGGCCGGCAAAATATCCTAAGCCTGCCGCTGAACAGAGGTTTACTCTCAGGTTATCTTCTGGGCGACGGGCGTGTATACCTCTCGGCGGTATCGCTAAGTGAGGAGGATAGCAACCTGGCCCGGCATCCGATTTTTCTGCCACTGATGTTTAAGGCTGCGTTTAGCAGTTCCAGGCCGCAGCCACTGTTCTATATTGCGGGGCGAGACAACCTGCTCGAGACTGGAAGAATCAGTTTGCCCGACAAGCAGGTACCGAGATTGTCGACAGGCACTTTTGAGGTGATCCCGGAGGTACGGCAGAGCCCGGGTAAAACAACCTTGTACGTGGCCGACCAGATTCGCGAGGCGGGATTTTACGATCTGAAACTCGGCGATTCTACCTTGGCAGTATTGGCTTTTAACGACAACCGGCTGGAGTCGGACATGACTTATGCGTCCGATAGTGAGCTGCGCACGCTGGCGGGTAAGGCACATGGGCGTCTTTTGAATGCGAAAACCGATACCGGCTCCATCAGCATACATACCAGGGGCGAAGCTACAGAGTTCTGGAAACTTTGTGCTATTTTCGCGATACTTTGCCTGATCGCAGAGGTATTGCTGATCCGATTTTATGATGCAAGCAACAAACAAGTAAATAAAACGATAATTTAGTATGATGAACCTTCTCTTAAAGAGCGTAACGATAGCCGATCCGAACAGCAAATATAACGGGCAGCAATGTGATGTGCGTATAGAGGCCGGCAGGATTACGGCAGTGTCCGCGGCGGGTACTGCAGCAGATGTCACAAAGGATGTTGAGGTGATAGAAGGCAAAGGTCTGGTGCTCTCTCCCGGGTTCTTTGATCTCAACTGTTCCGTGGGCGATCCGGGTTATGAAACGCGTGAAGACATCACTACGGCCACTGCAGCGGCGGCGGCAGGGGGCTTCACGGGTATTGCTGTACTGCCCGATACGGCGCCGGTCGTGCAATCGAAAGCTCAGGTGGAATATATAAAGAACCGCGCCAGTGGTGGTTTGGTGAGCGTGTACCCGCTTGGTGCAGTGAGCCAGAACCGCGAAGGCAAGGAACTCGCAGAGATGTACGATATGAAGCTTGCCGGGGCGGTTGCTTTTACGGATGGCGATAAGCCGATTGCTGATGATGGTTTCATGAGCAGGGCCATGCAGTATGCCAAAGGTTTTGGTAGTCTTATTATGACCTACCCGGAGAATAAGTCGATAGCCGGTAAATCTCAGGTGAATGAGAGCGGCACAAGTGTCCTGCTGGGCATGAAAGGCATTCCGGCCCTGGCCGAGGAAATGCACGTTAGCCGCGACCTGTTCCTTGCCGAACACTACGAGGCGCCCGTACACATCAGCACCATATCAACCGCAGGTGCTGTGGAACTGATGCGCAGCGCTAAAGCTAAGGGCCTGAAGGTCTCCTGCGATGTAGCTGCACATCATTTGGTGTGGACAGAGGAACTGCTGAACGATTTTGACAGCAATTATAAAGTAAAGCCACCGTTGCGGGGCCAGGCAGATGTAGAGGCTTTGCGGCGTGGACTGAAAGACGGAACGATAGACGCGGTGGTATCGCAGCATCGTCCGCATGAGATCGAATTTAAGGCAGTAGAGTTTGAAATTGCCTCGTATGGGGTTACAGGATTGCAAACTACGCTCTCTTTATTACTTCAGGCCGGACTAGAAGGAGAGGAGATTGCACGTGTGCTTGCCCTGAATCCAAGGAACCTCCTTAAGCTGGAAGTCCCGGTCATCACCGAGGATACCGCCGCTAATGTGGTACTTTACGATCCTGTCGGGGCGTGGACCTATACAGAAGAGAATAACCGTTCAAAATCCGCCAACACGCCGCTGATGAACAAAACGCTTACCGGTAAGGTAAGGTTGGTATGCAACAATAGTCAAATAGAAACCTATGGATAATCATGTAAAGGCCGCTCTGACGGCATCATTGGAAAGCTTTACGCGGGTAAGCGGTCAGGAATCTGCTAGCCTAATGGATAAACTGGTCGGCGTGTTCGACATGGAAGCAGGCTTTATGGAAAAGGTAGATGCCTTTGATGCGGCTATGGACGATTACCCGGCTTTTGAAGAGCTTCGGGAAACCTATTTTGATTTGCTGATGATCAATTTCTTTGCAAGCGACGTAAAGAAACTGGAGGAAGATTACCTCGATTCACCAGAGTGGGAAGCTATTGAGGAACAGACGCTCGACCGGGGTACTGAACTGCTTAACCTGCTGCTGTACATCAATGAATGTCACGATGAGGATATAGAGCCGGAACTTGGCGACTTCCTGAAGGAGTTTTTGCTGGTGGAAGAGGACGAGTTTCAGGATGAGTTCCACATTTACGAGGAGCTGATCAGCAATCAGCAGCTTGCGGAAAGCAGCGTACAGGACATCTGCAGGCATGCATTGCAAATCCCGGAGACGGAGGAGATCAGGGAACTGTTTGTTTCGTTCATGAGCTTCTTCTTAGAGCCGGGAGGTGATCTGAAACTGGAAAGCGAGATCGAAAAGTACAGTGAAAATAAAACTTTTGATGTGGCGGTTTACGCATTGATTGCTAACTTTAATAAGTAATCTGAAAGAAATTATGGAAACAACTGCGACGAACGTCAATATCAAACAGGAATCTATTAAAAACGGGCTTATTATGGCTGCGGTAAGTATTGTCCTGTTTCTTTTCACCAACTATGTCCTTCCCGATATGATGGGATCGACGATCATGTTTATAGGCCAGATGATCGTGGGTCTGCTTATTGCCATAGCGCTGATCCTGGACATGCGTAAAAAGATCGGAGGATATTGGACCTTCGGGCAGGCGCTTACACACATTTTTGTGATGTTTATGATTTCAGCGGTAGTGGTCTACTTCTTTACGATAGCCTTTGGGAAATATATTGATACTACATACCCGGAACGTATGAAGGCAATTATCTATGAAAAGACTGAGGGAATGCTCAAGTCGATGAATATGGATCAGGACGACATCGATGAAGCTATGCGCAAGCAGAGTGCCGATATGGAAAAGCAGTTCGACCCAAGTTTTTCACAGATGGTGGTAGGCCTGGGTATACAACTGGTGATGTACTTTATAGGAGCATTGATCTTTGCAGCTATCTTTAAAAAGAGTCCTCCGCCGCATCTGCAGTTCGACGAGGAATAAAATTTATTTAAAAAAAGC
This region of Pedobacter faecalis genomic DNA includes:
- a CDS encoding BatA domain-containing protein, coding for MNFLYPGFLFALGAIAIPIVIHLFNFRKLKRVYFSNVQFLVSLQQEHATGRKLKHRLVLLSRILAIVFLVLAFARPYISAGNQAVSPDARTVVSVYVDNSYSMQTLNREGTLLDEAKRKAAEIAKTYGLNDRFQLITNDFEGRHQRLVDRQEFIDLLAEVNISPSSRNLQQVIYRQQTDAVKAQNQVFYLLSDFQKSFLGKKPVAGFVPAAGYHFVKLDANSQPNITVDTLWSLSPVHRPGQPVQLVVQLKNFGMEDAEQVPLKLSIGGRQKAVRTVSVPALRTVKDTLSFSGLNAAWQKAELRITDYPLTFDDVLNFSFPVSTKMPVLHISGDLSSPVIRSLFRSDPYFELKEMPEGNIQYSALGNYQLIVVSGLKQLSAGLAAELKTQVQSGASLIIFPDTEIEPPVHNAFLAGLSLPQVKELHKEASLRSSADLSSELFDDVFEQIPAQMDLPQVTRYFEYGPAGKLGRQNILSLPLNRGLLSGYLLGDGRVYLSAVSLSEEDSNLARHPIFLPLMFKAAFSSSRPQPLFYIAGRDNLLETGRISLPDKQVPRLSTGTFEVIPEVRQSPGKTTLYVADQIREAGFYDLKLGDSTLAVLAFNDNRLESDMTYASDSELRTLAGKAHGRLLNAKTDTGSISIHTRGEATEFWKLCAIFAILCLIAEVLLIRFYDASNKQVNKTII
- a CDS encoding dihydroorotase, whose translation is MNLLLKSVTIADPNSKYNGQQCDVRIEAGRITAVSAAGTAADVTKDVEVIEGKGLVLSPGFFDLNCSVGDPGYETREDITTATAAAAAGGFTGIAVLPDTAPVVQSKAQVEYIKNRASGGLVSVYPLGAVSQNREGKELAEMYDMKLAGAVAFTDGDKPIADDGFMSRAMQYAKGFGSLIMTYPENKSIAGKSQVNESGTSVLLGMKGIPALAEEMHVSRDLFLAEHYEAPVHISTISTAGAVELMRSAKAKGLKVSCDVAAHHLVWTEELLNDFDSNYKVKPPLRGQADVEALRRGLKDGTIDAVVSQHRPHEIEFKAVEFEIASYGVTGLQTTLSLLLQAGLEGEEIARVLALNPRNLLKLEVPVITEDTAANVVLYDPVGAWTYTEENNRSKSANTPLMNKTLTGKVRLVCNNSQIETYG
- a CDS encoding DUF4199 domain-containing protein encodes the protein METTATNVNIKQESIKNGLIMAAVSIVLFLFTNYVLPDMMGSTIMFIGQMIVGLLIAIALILDMRKKIGGYWTFGQALTHIFVMFMISAVVVYFFTIAFGKYIDTTYPERMKAIIYEKTEGMLKSMNMDQDDIDEAMRKQSADMEKQFDPSFSQMVVGLGIQLVMYFIGALIFAAIFKKSPPPHLQFDEE